One Vicinamibacterales bacterium DNA window includes the following coding sequences:
- a CDS encoding DUF2235 domain-containing protein, giving the protein MARNIVLAFDGTNNEFGRENTNIVRLVQLLDRDPSAQVLYYDPGVGTLPEPGTFSSLKKRLSEALGLAFGRGLTWKVGEAYTFLMNAWEPGDRVFLFGFSRGAYTARVLAGLLHAVGLMPKGNENMVPYAQKLYAAMRHRRTDARTWGDLCEEFRWTFAKQTPEDPDGRRFAVHYLGVWDTVSSVGWVWDPESFPFTANNPGITAARHAIAIDERRWFFRQNRLQPSLPSACVAQQWFPGVHSDVGGGYPDSDGGLWRSAFAWVLEGAEAAGLVVDDARRQAVLSRTPPSSTPCLDPQHESLTGAWWLAEGFPKLRSGDHHVRRIAVGLGRRRTIRDGELIARCALVRLRERADYRPPNLSRAFVEAVCRMPDVPSALPYSALGALAPPVP; this is encoded by the coding sequence ATGGCCAGGAACATCGTGCTCGCGTTCGACGGCACGAACAACGAGTTCGGCCGTGAGAACACCAACATCGTCCGGCTGGTGCAGCTCCTCGATCGGGATCCGTCGGCGCAGGTGCTCTACTACGACCCTGGCGTGGGCACGCTCCCGGAGCCGGGCACCTTCAGCTCGCTCAAGAAGCGGTTGTCGGAGGCGCTGGGGCTGGCCTTCGGCCGCGGCCTGACCTGGAAGGTCGGCGAGGCGTACACGTTCCTGATGAACGCGTGGGAGCCCGGCGACCGCGTGTTCCTCTTCGGGTTCAGCCGGGGGGCCTACACGGCGCGCGTCCTTGCCGGGCTCCTGCACGCCGTCGGCCTGATGCCCAAGGGCAACGAGAACATGGTGCCGTACGCGCAGAAGCTCTACGCGGCGATGCGCCACCGCCGGACCGATGCCCGCACCTGGGGCGATCTCTGCGAGGAGTTCCGGTGGACTTTCGCGAAGCAGACCCCGGAGGACCCGGACGGGCGCCGTTTTGCCGTCCACTACCTGGGGGTGTGGGACACGGTGTCGTCGGTGGGCTGGGTGTGGGACCCGGAGTCGTTTCCGTTCACGGCGAACAACCCCGGCATCACCGCCGCCCGCCATGCCATCGCCATCGACGAGCGGCGCTGGTTCTTCCGCCAGAACCGCCTGCAGCCGTCGCTGCCCTCCGCGTGCGTCGCTCAGCAGTGGTTCCCGGGCGTGCATTCCGACGTCGGCGGCGGCTACCCGGACAGCGACGGCGGCCTCTGGCGCTCCGCGTTCGCGTGGGTGCTCGAGGGCGCCGAGGCGGCCGGCCTCGTGGTCGACGACGCCCGGCGGCAGGCCGTCCTGTCGCGGACGCCGCCCTCGTCCACTCCGTGCCTGGATCCCCAGCACGAGTCGTTGACGGGCGCCTGGTGGCTGGCGGAAGGCTTCCCCAAGCTCCGTAGCGGCGACCATCACGTCCGCCGGATCGCGGTCGGCCTCGGCCGGCGCCGGACGATCCGTGACGGCGAGCTCATCGCGCGCTGCGCGCTGGTGCGCCTGCGCGAGCGGGCGGACTATCGGCCGCCGAACCTGTCGCGGGCGTTCGTGGAGGCCGTGTGCCGCATGCCCGACGTGCCGTCTGCGCTCCCCTACTCGGCCCTCGGCGCCCTCGCGCCGCCCGTCCCGTGA
- a CDS encoding CHAT domain-containing protein, whose translation MQVDVVTGALELAQLPFEIVEETRPSLVVTRRIRQAWPPPAVVQSERPRVLFAWAEPPRMPVPHERHRTLLDAALDGDGTITEVPHATRAALMRALAAEQGPTHVHLLMHGMGPVPGGVPFVPAPPALVALEDGDGRTDRCSPADLVAMLGSGPRPQVVTLATCHSAEVDPIRAGATAAHALHAAGVPVVLASQLALTQAGSDYLVSVFLKEVFAGIDPRAALRRCRDRLRGDATTYYDRIALVGYVHVDPDIDTRLKARQFKAALASLNATSVSAKAQVGRLLAAARASRDLAPEEAAAADAIGAAFRTVRDGLAGLEQAGGLTDAERGELYGLQGSSLKREAEAAWSLARCLGEPGATEWKARSRTALREATDAYGRAARLSRDHHWTWVQWLVLLVVQDPRAGAAHEDDWVAAKVAARDAATRALPAEGAEDRRKALGDIAWGWGSLAELHLLAPLFGHASAMDEAQRCLDALVATARRLGDEAPIGATIGQLARYDTWWGADTTLGLPRAAVESAIALRRDLERAAAPPEHP comes from the coding sequence GTGCAGGTCGACGTCGTCACCGGGGCGCTGGAGCTGGCGCAGCTGCCGTTCGAGATCGTCGAGGAGACCCGGCCCTCGCTGGTGGTCACGCGGCGGATCCGCCAGGCATGGCCGCCGCCCGCCGTCGTGCAGAGCGAGCGCCCCCGGGTTCTCTTCGCGTGGGCCGAGCCTCCGCGCATGCCGGTGCCGCACGAGCGGCATCGGACGCTGCTCGACGCGGCCCTGGACGGCGACGGCACGATCACGGAGGTGCCCCACGCGACGCGGGCGGCGCTGATGCGGGCCCTCGCCGCGGAGCAGGGCCCCACCCACGTGCACCTCCTGATGCACGGCATGGGTCCCGTCCCGGGCGGCGTCCCTTTCGTTCCGGCGCCTCCCGCGCTGGTGGCGCTCGAGGACGGCGACGGCCGCACGGACCGGTGCTCGCCTGCAGATCTGGTCGCCATGCTGGGGTCCGGCCCCCGGCCGCAGGTCGTCACCCTCGCCACGTGTCACAGCGCCGAGGTCGATCCGATCCGGGCCGGGGCCACCGCCGCGCATGCCCTGCACGCCGCGGGCGTGCCCGTCGTCCTCGCCTCCCAGCTCGCGCTGACGCAGGCCGGCTCGGACTACCTGGTGTCGGTGTTCCTCAAGGAGGTGTTCGCAGGCATCGATCCCCGCGCGGCGCTTCGGCGTTGCCGCGACAGGCTCCGGGGCGACGCGACCACCTACTACGACCGGATCGCGCTGGTCGGCTACGTGCACGTCGATCCGGACATCGACACGCGGCTGAAGGCACGCCAGTTCAAGGCGGCCCTGGCGAGCCTGAACGCGACGTCGGTGAGCGCGAAGGCGCAGGTGGGCCGCCTGCTCGCGGCCGCGCGGGCGTCGCGAGACCTGGCGCCGGAGGAGGCGGCGGCCGCCGACGCGATCGGGGCGGCGTTTCGCACGGTGCGCGACGGCCTGGCGGGGCTGGAGCAGGCCGGCGGGCTCACGGACGCTGAGCGCGGGGAGCTCTACGGCCTGCAAGGCAGCTCGCTGAAGCGCGAGGCGGAGGCCGCATGGTCCCTCGCGCGATGCCTGGGTGAGCCCGGCGCCACCGAGTGGAAGGCCCGGAGCCGGACCGCGCTTCGCGAGGCCACCGACGCGTACGGCCGCGCCGCCCGGCTCTCCCGGGATCACCACTGGACCTGGGTGCAGTGGCTGGTCCTGCTGGTCGTGCAGGACCCGCGGGCCGGTGCCGCGCACGAGGACGACTGGGTGGCGGCCAAGGTGGCGGCGAGGGACGCCGCGACCAGGGCCCTGCCGGCGGAGGGCGCGGAGGACCGGCGGAAGGCCCTCGGCGACATCGCGTGGGGGTGGGGCTCGCTTGCCGAGCTCCATCTGCTGGCGCCGCTCTTCGGCCACGCGTCGGCGATGGACGAGGCGCAACGCTGCCTGGACGCCCTGGTGGCCACCGCGCGCCGCCTCGGAGACGAGGCGCCCATCGGAGCGACCATCGGGCAGCTCGCGCGGTACGACACCTGGTGGGGCGCCGACACGACACTCGGCCTGCCTCGCGCCGCGGTCGAATCCGCCATCGCGCTTCGCCGCGACCTGGAGCGTGCGGCAGCGCCACCGGAGCACCCATGA
- a CDS encoding MBL fold metallo-hydrolase translates to MTFTIDMLPADEGDALWIEYGADPVRRILIDCGRRSAYRAAAARLATDERGLELFVLTHVDADHIAGAVPLLQDARFGPAKVKDVWFNGWRHLNGLHWDPRKDAPETLGAQQGEYFGALLQDRGYPWNAAFGGFAVKVPDDGPLPRVELDGGMALTLLGPTTAKLEDLRARWEKELAAVAPGTRIDPGDYERALEVLGRDRRQGPDVLGGVHETPIVLPDLLEVPFTPDDGEPNGTSITFLAEYDGLAVVFGADAHAPQVEASLRRLLAERGIDRLPLAAFKLSHHGSARNTSSELLRLVSCSHYLVSTNGTRHHHPDPETLARVLDAAGEGVTFHFNYESDRTRPWLDGDLQQQLGYRATGPDGDDGARVRVGDAG, encoded by the coding sequence ATGACGTTCACGATCGACATGCTGCCGGCCGACGAGGGCGACGCCCTTTGGATCGAGTACGGCGCCGACCCGGTCCGCCGGATCCTGATCGACTGCGGGCGCCGGTCCGCGTACCGCGCGGCCGCCGCGCGCCTGGCCACCGACGAGCGCGGGCTCGAGCTCTTCGTCCTGACGCACGTGGACGCCGACCACATCGCGGGCGCCGTGCCGCTGCTGCAGGACGCCCGCTTCGGTCCCGCAAAGGTCAAGGACGTGTGGTTCAACGGCTGGCGCCACCTGAACGGCCTCCACTGGGATCCCCGGAAGGACGCCCCCGAGACTCTGGGCGCGCAGCAGGGCGAGTATTTCGGCGCGCTCCTGCAGGACCGTGGATACCCGTGGAACGCGGCCTTCGGCGGCTTCGCCGTGAAGGTGCCCGACGACGGCCCGTTGCCCAGGGTCGAGCTCGACGGCGGCATGGCACTCACGCTCCTGGGCCCCACGACGGCGAAGCTGGAGGACCTCCGCGCCCGCTGGGAGAAGGAACTGGCGGCCGTGGCCCCCGGCACACGCATCGACCCCGGCGACTACGAGCGGGCCCTGGAAGTGCTCGGCCGCGACCGCCGGCAGGGGCCGGACGTGCTCGGGGGCGTGCACGAGACGCCCATCGTCCTGCCCGATCTGCTGGAGGTCCCGTTCACGCCTGACGACGGCGAGCCGAACGGCACGAGCATCACGTTCCTGGCGGAGTACGACGGCCTGGCCGTCGTGTTCGGCGCCGACGCGCACGCGCCGCAGGTGGAGGCCTCGCTGCGGCGCCTCCTGGCCGAGCGCGGCATCGACCGCCTCCCGCTCGCGGCCTTCAAGCTGTCGCACCACGGCAGCGCGCGCAACACGTCCTCCGAACTCCTCCGGCTGGTCTCGTGCTCGCACTACCTCGTGTCGACCAACGGGACGCGGCACCACCATCCCGATCCCGAAACCCTGGCCCGCGTGCTCGACGCGGCCGGCGAGGGCGTCACGTTCCATTTCAACTACGAGAGCGACCGGACGCGGCCGTGGCTGGACGGAGATCTGCAGCAGCAGCTCGGATACCGCGCGACCGGACCCGACGGCGACGACGGGGCCCGGGTGCGCGTCGGCGACGCGGGGTGA
- a CDS encoding DUF3079 domain-containing protein has translation MPRPPLHPPHPERTCWGCDRYCPATALACGNGTERTQHPCELFGDDWVAWAERNDRRSAPDRGAHDRR, from the coding sequence ATGCCGCGACCACCCCTCCATCCGCCGCATCCGGAACGCACCTGCTGGGGCTGCGACCGCTACTGCCCCGCGACCGCGCTCGCCTGCGGCAACGGCACGGAGCGCACTCAACATCCCTGCGAGCTCTTCGGCGACGACTGGGTCGCCTGGGCGGAGCGCAACGATCGTCGCTCCGCACCAGACCGCGGTGCCCACGACCGCCGGTGA